ACTTGTTCCCCATCTATAACATAATCACCTCCCCTGAGACTGCCCCTAATGCTCTCTGAGTCTTCCCTGAGAACTAAAGATAAGCGGACTTAATGGATCGTATAAAAATAAATTTGTCAAGCCATCTTTACAAAACTAAATGTATTTGTTACATTAATATACATAGAGACACACCGGAGGTCAAAACCGATGTACACCACCCAAATCGATAACGGACTCACCAACGCCTACGCAGTAGAACCCAAAGCTTACTACGCTGAGTATCCTGCTCCTTACCAACAACGTCGTTACTTAGTCCAAGGAGCAATCGCTGCATTCTTCATTACCAGCTTAGTTATCGTTTCTGCTGTTATTAGCTAATATTTTCATCTCTTGCTTGATAAAATCGGATTTCTCCCATTGAACCTCAGTGATGCTGAGGTTTTTTACTGTTTATAGTAACTTTGGCTAATGAATTCTCTCCAATTTTAACTATTCTGTTCCTGTCTTTCTCTCAATTTTAAGCGAATTTCTGCATGAACTTCGCGGGTAATAGGGTAAAAATAAGCCAAAACTAAACCGATAATTAAAATGATAGCAGGAAGGGGAGCTACGGCAATCCGAATTGCTAATAAAGCACTTTCCGGTTGAATAGGAATATCTTCACCAGGGACTCTTGCAATAAATCCTGCTGCTTCTAAAACCACACCTACTAAGAATAATCCTAATGCTAACCCAAACTTTTGTAAAAGCACCATAAACGCATAGAAAACCCCTTCTCTTCTTTGTCCCGTTTCTAATTCATCTAATTCAATGACATCGGGAACCATTGACCAAGGAATTAGATAAGCAACCGATACCCCAAAACCTGCCATAATTGCTAAAATAAACATTAAAGTAACTTGTCCAGGTTGTAAACTAAATAATCCAATTTGGGCAATTATCCAAACTCCCATTCCCATAAAATAGACAATTTTTTTATCGAGTTTTTTACTCACTGCTTGCCAAAAAAACAACATTACTAAAGCAGTTCCTTGGACAGCTAAAGCGACAAAACCTGATGTATCTTCTCCTAACCTCATATAACTAACCACAAAGTAAACAAGAATCGAAGCTGTTAACTGAACTGCTAACCAAGAACATAAATAAATACCGATTACAAAGAGAAAAGGACGATTATTAAAAACGATTTTTAGCTGTTGAGGAAATGATAAAGACGTTATTGTTTGTGCTATTTTGTTTTCTTGTTGTGCTTCTTTATTAACTAAATGTTCTTCTGTTTTACTAAATACTAAACTTAGTCCAAAACCCAAAATCAATAAACTTGCTAACAAGGCAAAAAAGCTGAGATAATCTAACCTACTGTGACCACCAATTAGGGGTGAAATGCCAGGGATAATTCTCAAAATTCCGTACATAATTCCTAAGATACCAAGCAAGGTTAAGATGTTGCCTAATTGCTTTTTATTAGCTAAATTCAGAATAGGATTAGCTCCCCTTTCTTGAATTCTTAAGCTGCACCATAACAAGGCTATAATTGCCAAAATAGAGCAACTTAATCCCAGCACAAAGAATCTGGTTTGAGCATCATTAGGATAGGCAATAGACGCTAAGATATAGAGAATTAACGATAAAATACTTCCCCCAATAGAAAACGAAAACCGAAAACTATTTAAACTTGTTCGCTCATTATAATCTTGAGTCAATTCAGGGGTTAAGGCTGTATAAGGTAAATTAACCGTAGTATAGGTAATATTAAATAAAATACCAATCAATACATAATAAGCAAATAAGCTCCATTGGTTAGTATTAATATCATCACTAAAATGAGGGATTATCCATTGTAAACAATACAAGAAAGCAAAGGGAACTATTCCTGCTAAAATCCAAGGAAGACGACGACCCCAACGAGAACGAGTACGATCACTTAAAATGCCAATAATCGGATCATTAATCGCATCAGAAATTTTCCCAATCATCAGCACACTTCCCGCTAAACCAGCAGGCAAACCTGCTACATCTGTAAAGAAAAAAAGTAAATAAAATACTAGGATATTAGCCGTAATTGCTGGTCCAAAATCTCCAGCACCATAAGCCAGTTTTGTGGTAAAATTAAGTTTCTCAGATTGAGGAGATGTTATCATAAAATTAGAAGTTAGTTAGTAGAGGAATAAAATATTCTGATTGTTCAGAAGTATTATAGATGGTTTTGAGCTTGAATTTTAAATTAGTTTTAAGTTATCAATTATGCCTCAACCTCGTAAACGTTTTGCTCAACATTGGTTACGCAGCGAACAAGCCTTAGAACAGATTATAACGGCCGCCCAACTAAAAGAGAGCGATCGCATCTTAGAAATTGGCCCAGGCACAGGTATTTTGACCCGTCGTCTCTTACCTATTGTTCAATCTTTAATTGCGGTTGAACTAGATAGAGATTTATGTAAAGGTTTAGTAAAAAGCTTGGGAAACATTGACAATTTTTTATTATTACAGGGGGATATTCTGAAGTTAGATATTGAAACTCAAGCCCAAGATTTTCCTAAATTTTTACCGCTTAATAAAGTCGTTGCCAATATACCTTACAATATTACAAGCCCCATTTTAGAGAAATTATTAGGCACAATTTCCCATCCCCAAATTCCAGCTTATGAATTAATTGTTTTATTGGTTCAAAAAGAAGTTGCCCAAAGAATTATCGCAGCACCAGCAAACAAAGATTATGGTGCATTATCAGTCAGAATGCAGTATTTAGCCCAATGTAATTATATTTGTGATGTTCCCAGTAAAGCTTTTTCTCCCCCCCCAAAAGTGGACTCTGCTGTCATTGCTTTGCGTCCCAGAATTCTCAAAAATCCTGCTCTTAATCCTAAACAGTTAGAAACTCTAATTAAAGTAGGATTTTCGAGTCGTAGAAAAATGTTACGCAATAATCTGAAAAGTCTTATTGATGGGGATCACTTGATAGACTTACTAACACA
The Crocosphaera sp. UHCC 0190 DNA segment above includes these coding regions:
- the psb34 gene encoding photosystem II assembly protein Psb34; this encodes MYTTQIDNGLTNAYAVEPKAYYAEYPAPYQQRRYLVQGAIAAFFITSLVIVSAVIS
- a CDS encoding MFS transporter, producing MITSPQSEKLNFTTKLAYGAGDFGPAITANILVFYLLFFFTDVAGLPAGLAGSVLMIGKISDAINDPIIGILSDRTRSRWGRRLPWILAGIVPFAFLYCLQWIIPHFSDDINTNQWSLFAYYVLIGILFNITYTTVNLPYTALTPELTQDYNERTSLNSFRFSFSIGGSILSLILYILASIAYPNDAQTRFFVLGLSCSILAIIALLWCSLRIQERGANPILNLANKKQLGNILTLLGILGIMYGILRIIPGISPLIGGHSRLDYLSFFALLASLLILGFGLSLVFSKTEEHLVNKEAQQENKIAQTITSLSFPQQLKIVFNNRPFLFVIGIYLCSWLAVQLTASILVYFVVSYMRLGEDTSGFVALAVQGTALVMLFFWQAVSKKLDKKIVYFMGMGVWIIAQIGLFSLQPGQVTLMFILAIMAGFGVSVAYLIPWSMVPDVIELDELETGQRREGVFYAFMVLLQKFGLALGLFLVGVVLEAAGFIARVPGEDIPIQPESALLAIRIAVAPLPAIILIIGLVLAYFYPITREVHAEIRLKLRERQEQNS
- the rsmA gene encoding 16S rRNA (adenine(1518)-N(6)/adenine(1519)-N(6))-dimethyltransferase RsmA translates to MPQPRKRFAQHWLRSEQALEQIITAAQLKESDRILEIGPGTGILTRRLLPIVQSLIAVELDRDLCKGLVKSLGNIDNFLLLQGDILKLDIETQAQDFPKFLPLNKVVANIPYNITSPILEKLLGTISHPQIPAYELIVLLVQKEVAQRIIAAPANKDYGALSVRMQYLAQCNYICDVPSKAFSPPPKVDSAVIALRPRILKNPALNPKQLETLIKVGFSSRRKMLRNNLKSLIDGDHLIDLLTQLNLNSQVRAEELELEQWIELSNKCKSILP